In Marinobacter sp. LQ44, the following are encoded in one genomic region:
- a CDS encoding site-specific integrase, whose protein sequence is MDITQALEHSRPGMVGDVQAAIRKRQLNQRAEQTYLHWISRFVLFHDLKDPAHLAAEDQLLFLDYLSNKIRVSRARLNQATQALTFFYEDVLGKTATPNAAVA, encoded by the coding sequence ATGGATATTACCCAGGCGCTCGAGCACTCACGGCCCGGTATGGTCGGAGATGTACAGGCCGCCATCCGCAAACGCCAGCTGAATCAGCGGGCCGAACAAACCTACCTGCACTGGATCAGCCGTTTTGTGCTGTTTCACGATCTAAAAGACCCGGCTCATCTGGCGGCAGAAGATCAACTGCTGTTTCTGGATTATCTGAGCAACAAGATCCGCGTATCTCGGGCTAGGCTTAACCAGGCCACCCAGGCGCTGACCTTCTTTTACGAGGACGTACTTGGTAAGACGGCCACCCCGAACGCAGCAGTGGCCTGA